Proteins encoded together in one Carya illinoinensis cultivar Pawnee chromosome 3, C.illinoinensisPawnee_v1, whole genome shotgun sequence window:
- the LOC122303239 gene encoding low-temperature-induced 65 kDa protein isoform X2, with protein sequence MDSRIEHPQGTMHADDSQNAGLLPLAEGREDEQSNEKTSVLTKVKAKAKKIKDTLKKYGHGHDHDDEHHPDERYIPDDHDLDEEKKMVEDPEVHAGTESKFVPVRSAFPVETENAGKSKLDFGRSAATREDAPSPGERHESKIIKPIKGIEPNTGQPMFKFGNPMVSGENPHAPQNTPISPPLGDYGTKATDPTKTLLPGEEGTGQPKVNLERPMGLEEDPHMSKDRSEPHTPSIYQTKVIDSTGTGGEEARIAPILQSFDKMKIHDEPKPKPTKTFVPGEEGIGQPKVNLERPMSLEEDPPEPKDRSEPHNPEIYQTPVTDPTGTGGEEAGIAPILQSFDKMKIHDEPKPKPTKTFVPGEEGTEQPKVNLERPMGMEEDSPAPKDRSEPHTPAIYQKKVMDPLGTGGEEAGIAPILQSFDKMKVHDEPKPKPTKAFVPSEEGTGKPKVNLEKPMGLEEDPRSRKDISELHTHAIYQTKVTDPTGTGSEEAGIAPIPQSFDKMEVHDELKPKPTGADDNSPTSIRKQFPKSPTGRHDQFSPEPVPSEAKIVRDKSKHSESFDATKLPDDTHDISEEPMNEKSSTEKTSYATSAIADKAISVKNAVASKLGYGEKDMTSETEVRQRLDTNEKPEKGEMQPTGKGTEAEVARQLGTKEDNYNQGMQSSDVNNSPGKGMVNTLKGAVGSWFGLGGESQPQVSAQPHGSSYGNEGISPSANEDGGNSSRTTDEGRRLQEK encoded by the exons ATGGATTCACGAATAGAACATCCTCAAGGCACCATGCACGCCGATGACTCCCAAAATGCCGGCCTGCTTCCCC TGGCGGAAGGTCGTGAAGATGAGCAGTCCAATGAGAAGACGTCGGTGTTGACGAAGGTAAAGGCAAAGGCGAAGAAAATAAAGGATACGCTCAAGAAGTATGGCCATGGTCACGACCATGATGATGAACATCATCCTGACGAGCGCTATATTCCTGATGATCATGATctagatgaggaaaagaaaatggttgaggATCCCGAAGTTCATGCCGGAACAG AATCTAAGTTTGTTCCTGTTAGGAGTGCTTTCCCTGTAGAGACTGAGAATGCAGGGAAATCCAAGCTCGATTTTGGGAGGTCAGCAGCCACGAGGGAAGACGCTCCATCCCCAGGAGAGAGACACGAGAGCAAAATAATCAAGCCAATTAAGGGCATTGAGCCAAATACAGGTCAACCCATGTTCAAATTTGGAAACCCAATGGTCAGTGGGGAAAATCCTCACGCGCCGCAAAATACACCTATATCACCTCCACTTGGAGATTATGGGACTAAAGCCACTGACCCAACTAAAACCCTTCTTCCCGGCGAAGAAGGTACGGGACAACCTAAAGTCAATTTGGAAAGACCAATGGGCTTGGAGGAGGATCCTCACATGTCTAAGGATAGATCTGAACCCCACACTCCTTCAATTTATCAGACCAAAGTCATTGATTCCACGGGTACAG GCGGTGAAGAGGCAAGAATCGCCCCAATTCTTCAGTCGTTtgacaaaatgaaaatacatgaTGAACCGAAGCCAAAACCAACTAAAACCTTTGTTCCTGGCGAAGAAGGTATTGGACAACCTAAAGTCAATTTGGAAAGACCAATGAGCTTGGAGGAGGATCCTCCCGAGCCTAAGGATAGATCTGAACCCCACAATCCTGAAATTTATCAGACACCAGTAACTGATCCCACGGGCACAG GCGGTGAAGAGGCAGGAATCGCCCCAATTCTTCAATCGTTtgacaaaatgaaaatacatgaTGAACCGAAGCCGAAACCAACTAAAACTTTTGTTCCTGGCGAAGAAGGTACTGAACAACCTAAAGTCAATTTGGAAAGACCGATGGGCATGGAAGAGGATTCTCCCGCGCCTAAGGATAGATCAGAACCCCACACACCtgcaatttatcaaaaaaaagtcaTGGATCCCTTGGGCACAG GAGGTGAGGAGGCAGGAATCGCCCCAATTCTTCAATCGTTTGACAAAATGAAAGTACATGATGAACCGAAGCCAAAACCAACTAAAGCCTTTGTTCCTAGCGAAGAAGGTACGGGAAAACCTAAAGTCAATTTGGAAAAACCGATGGGCTTAGAAGAGGATCCTCGCTCGCGTAAGGACATATCTGAACTCCACACGCATGCAATTTATCAGACAAAAGTCACTGATCCCACGGGCACAG GTAGTGAGGAGGCAGGAATCGCCCCAATTCCTCAATCGTTTGACAAAATGGAAGTACATGATGAATTGAAGCCAAAACCAACTGGAGCAGATGATAACTCACCTACTTCAATAAGAAAGCAGTTTCCCAAATCACCTACCGGGAGACATGACCAGTTCTCTCCAGAGCCAGTTCCTTCGGAGGCCAAAATTGTCCGAGATAAATCTAAACACTCAGAAAGCTTTGATGCCACCAAACTGCCGGATGACACTCATGATATATCTGAGGAGCCAATGAACGAGAAGAGTTCCACTGAGAAAACCTCATATGCCACATCTGCCATTGCTGACAAAGCAATCTCTGTGAAGAATGCTGTTGCTTCAAAGCTAGGATATGGAGAGAAGGATATGACATCCGAGACTGAAGTCCGCCAGAGATTGGATACGAACGAAAAGCCAGAGAAAGGAGAGATGCAGCCTACGGGCAAGGGGACCGAAGCGGAGGTGGCAAGGCAGTTGGGCACTAAGGAAGACAATTATAACCAAGGAATGCAATCGAGCGATGTAAATAATAGCCCCGGGAAGGGTATGGTGAATACGCTTAAAGGTGCTGTTGGTTCATGGTTTGGACTAGGGGGAGAGTCTCAGCCCCAAGTTTCTGCACAACCCCATGGTTCCTCGTATG GCAATGAGGGTATTTCCCCTTCTGCCAATGAAGATGGAGGAAACAGTAGCCGCACAACAGATGAGGGAAGAAGACTTCAAGAGAAGTGA
- the LOC122303239 gene encoding low-temperature-induced 78 kDa protein isoform X3, whose protein sequence is MDSRIEHPQGTMHADDSQNAGLLPLAEGREDEQSNEKTSVLTKVKAKAKKIKDTLKKYGHGHDHDDEHHPDERYIPDDHDLDEEKKMVEDPEVHAGTESKFVPVRSAFPVETENAGKSKLDFGRSAATREDAPSPGERHESKIIKPIKGIEPNTGQPMFKFGNPMVSGENPHAPQNTPISPPLGDYGTKATDPTKTLLPGEEGTGQPKVNLERPMGLEEDPHMSKDRSEPHTPSIYQTKVIDSTGTGGEEVGIAPNFQSFDKMKVHDESKPKQTKTLLPDEEGTRQPKVNLERPTSLEEDPPEPKDSSKPHNPAIYQTKVTDPTGTGGEEAGIAPILQSFDKMKIHDEPKPKPTKTFVPGEEGTEQPKVNLERPMGMEEDSPAPKDRSEPHTPAIYQKKVMDPLGTGGEEAGIAPILQSFDKMKVHDEPKPKPTKAFVPSEEGTGKPKVNLEKPMGLEEDPRSRKDISELHTHAIYQTKVTDPTGTGSEEAGIAPIPQSFDKMEVHDELKPKPTGADDNSPTSIRKQFPKSPTGRHDQFSPEPVPSEAKIVRDKSKHSESFDATKLPDDTHDISEEPMNEKSSTEKTSYATSAIADKAISVKNAVASKLGYGEKDMTSETEVRQRLDTNEKPEKGEMQPTGKGTEAEVARQLGTKEDNYNQGMQSSDVNNSPGKGMVNTLKGAVGSWFGLGGESQPQVSAQPHGSSYGNEGISPSANEDGGNSSRTTDEGRRLQEK, encoded by the exons ATGGATTCACGAATAGAACATCCTCAAGGCACCATGCACGCCGATGACTCCCAAAATGCCGGCCTGCTTCCCC TGGCGGAAGGTCGTGAAGATGAGCAGTCCAATGAGAAGACGTCGGTGTTGACGAAGGTAAAGGCAAAGGCGAAGAAAATAAAGGATACGCTCAAGAAGTATGGCCATGGTCACGACCATGATGATGAACATCATCCTGACGAGCGCTATATTCCTGATGATCATGATctagatgaggaaaagaaaatggttgaggATCCCGAAGTTCATGCCGGAACAG AATCTAAGTTTGTTCCTGTTAGGAGTGCTTTCCCTGTAGAGACTGAGAATGCAGGGAAATCCAAGCTCGATTTTGGGAGGTCAGCAGCCACGAGGGAAGACGCTCCATCCCCAGGAGAGAGACACGAGAGCAAAATAATCAAGCCAATTAAGGGCATTGAGCCAAATACAGGTCAACCCATGTTCAAATTTGGAAACCCAATGGTCAGTGGGGAAAATCCTCACGCGCCGCAAAATACACCTATATCACCTCCACTTGGAGATTATGGGACTAAAGCCACTGACCCAACTAAAACCCTTCTTCCCGGCGAAGAAGGTACGGGACAACCTAAAGTCAATTTGGAAAGACCAATGGGCTTGGAGGAGGATCCTCACATGTCTAAGGATAGATCTGAACCCCACACTCCTTCAATTTATCAGACCAAAGTCATTGATTCCACGGGTACAG GTGGTGAAGAGGTAGGAATTGCCCCAAATTTTCAGTCATTTGACAAAATGAAAGTACATGATGAATCGAAGCCAAAACAAACTAAAACCCTTCTTCCAGATGAAGAAGGCACTAGACAACCTAAAGTCAATTTGGAAAGACCAACGAGCTTGGAGGAGGATCCTCCCGAGCCTAAGGATAGTTCTAAACCCCACAATCCTGCAATTTATCAGACCAAAGTCACTGATCCCACGGGCACAG GCGGTGAAGAGGCAGGAATCGCCCCAATTCTTCAATCGTTtgacaaaatgaaaatacatgaTGAACCGAAGCCGAAACCAACTAAAACTTTTGTTCCTGGCGAAGAAGGTACTGAACAACCTAAAGTCAATTTGGAAAGACCGATGGGCATGGAAGAGGATTCTCCCGCGCCTAAGGATAGATCAGAACCCCACACACCtgcaatttatcaaaaaaaagtcaTGGATCCCTTGGGCACAG GAGGTGAGGAGGCAGGAATCGCCCCAATTCTTCAATCGTTTGACAAAATGAAAGTACATGATGAACCGAAGCCAAAACCAACTAAAGCCTTTGTTCCTAGCGAAGAAGGTACGGGAAAACCTAAAGTCAATTTGGAAAAACCGATGGGCTTAGAAGAGGATCCTCGCTCGCGTAAGGACATATCTGAACTCCACACGCATGCAATTTATCAGACAAAAGTCACTGATCCCACGGGCACAG GTAGTGAGGAGGCAGGAATCGCCCCAATTCCTCAATCGTTTGACAAAATGGAAGTACATGATGAATTGAAGCCAAAACCAACTGGAGCAGATGATAACTCACCTACTTCAATAAGAAAGCAGTTTCCCAAATCACCTACCGGGAGACATGACCAGTTCTCTCCAGAGCCAGTTCCTTCGGAGGCCAAAATTGTCCGAGATAAATCTAAACACTCAGAAAGCTTTGATGCCACCAAACTGCCGGATGACACTCATGATATATCTGAGGAGCCAATGAACGAGAAGAGTTCCACTGAGAAAACCTCATATGCCACATCTGCCATTGCTGACAAAGCAATCTCTGTGAAGAATGCTGTTGCTTCAAAGCTAGGATATGGAGAGAAGGATATGACATCCGAGACTGAAGTCCGCCAGAGATTGGATACGAACGAAAAGCCAGAGAAAGGAGAGATGCAGCCTACGGGCAAGGGGACCGAAGCGGAGGTGGCAAGGCAGTTGGGCACTAAGGAAGACAATTATAACCAAGGAATGCAATCGAGCGATGTAAATAATAGCCCCGGGAAGGGTATGGTGAATACGCTTAAAGGTGCTGTTGGTTCATGGTTTGGACTAGGGGGAGAGTCTCAGCCCCAAGTTTCTGCACAACCCCATGGTTCCTCGTATG GCAATGAGGGTATTTCCCCTTCTGCCAATGAAGATGGAGGAAACAGTAGCCGCACAACAGATGAGGGAAGAAGACTTCAAGAGAAGTGA
- the LOC122303239 gene encoding low-temperature-induced 65 kDa protein isoform X1, with product MDSRIEHPQGTMHADDSQNAGLLPLAEGREDEQSNEKTSVLTKVKAKAKKIKDTLKKYGHGHDHDDEHHPDERYIPDDHDLDEEKKMVEDPEVHAGTESKFVPVRSAFPVETENAGKSKLDFGRSAATREDAPSPGERHESKIIKPIKGIEPNTGQPMFKFGNPMVSGENPHAPQNTPISPPLGDYGTKATDPTKTLLPGEEGTGQPKVNLERPMGLEEDPHMSKDRSEPHTPSIYQTKVIDSTGTGGEEVGIAPNFQSFDKMKVHDESKPKQTKTLLPDEEGTRQPKVNLERPTSLEEDPPEPKDSSKPHNPAIYQTKVTDPTGTGGEEARIAPILQSFDKMKIHDEPKPKPTKTFVPGEEGIGQPKVNLERPMSLEEDPPEPKDRSEPHNPEIYQTPVTDPTGTGGEEAGIAPILQSFDKMKIHDEPKPKPTKTFVPGEEGTEQPKVNLERPMGMEEDSPAPKDRSEPHTPAIYQKKVMDPLGTGGEEAGIAPILQSFDKMKVHDEPKPKPTKAFVPSEEGTGKPKVNLEKPMGLEEDPRSRKDISELHTHAIYQTKVTDPTGTGSEEAGIAPIPQSFDKMEVHDELKPKPTGADDNSPTSIRKQFPKSPTGRHDQFSPEPVPSEAKIVRDKSKHSESFDATKLPDDTHDISEEPMNEKSSTEKTSYATSAIADKAISVKNAVASKLGYGEKDMTSETEVRQRLDTNEKPEKGEMQPTGKGTEAEVARQLGTKEDNYNQGMQSSDVNNSPGKGMVNTLKGAVGSWFGLGGESQPQVSAQPHGSSYGNEGISPSANEDGGNSSRTTDEGRRLQEK from the exons ATGGATTCACGAATAGAACATCCTCAAGGCACCATGCACGCCGATGACTCCCAAAATGCCGGCCTGCTTCCCC TGGCGGAAGGTCGTGAAGATGAGCAGTCCAATGAGAAGACGTCGGTGTTGACGAAGGTAAAGGCAAAGGCGAAGAAAATAAAGGATACGCTCAAGAAGTATGGCCATGGTCACGACCATGATGATGAACATCATCCTGACGAGCGCTATATTCCTGATGATCATGATctagatgaggaaaagaaaatggttgaggATCCCGAAGTTCATGCCGGAACAG AATCTAAGTTTGTTCCTGTTAGGAGTGCTTTCCCTGTAGAGACTGAGAATGCAGGGAAATCCAAGCTCGATTTTGGGAGGTCAGCAGCCACGAGGGAAGACGCTCCATCCCCAGGAGAGAGACACGAGAGCAAAATAATCAAGCCAATTAAGGGCATTGAGCCAAATACAGGTCAACCCATGTTCAAATTTGGAAACCCAATGGTCAGTGGGGAAAATCCTCACGCGCCGCAAAATACACCTATATCACCTCCACTTGGAGATTATGGGACTAAAGCCACTGACCCAACTAAAACCCTTCTTCCCGGCGAAGAAGGTACGGGACAACCTAAAGTCAATTTGGAAAGACCAATGGGCTTGGAGGAGGATCCTCACATGTCTAAGGATAGATCTGAACCCCACACTCCTTCAATTTATCAGACCAAAGTCATTGATTCCACGGGTACAG GTGGTGAAGAGGTAGGAATTGCCCCAAATTTTCAGTCATTTGACAAAATGAAAGTACATGATGAATCGAAGCCAAAACAAACTAAAACCCTTCTTCCAGATGAAGAAGGCACTAGACAACCTAAAGTCAATTTGGAAAGACCAACGAGCTTGGAGGAGGATCCTCCCGAGCCTAAGGATAGTTCTAAACCCCACAATCCTGCAATTTATCAGACCAAAGTCACTGATCCCACGGGCACAG GCGGTGAAGAGGCAAGAATCGCCCCAATTCTTCAGTCGTTtgacaaaatgaaaatacatgaTGAACCGAAGCCAAAACCAACTAAAACCTTTGTTCCTGGCGAAGAAGGTATTGGACAACCTAAAGTCAATTTGGAAAGACCAATGAGCTTGGAGGAGGATCCTCCCGAGCCTAAGGATAGATCTGAACCCCACAATCCTGAAATTTATCAGACACCAGTAACTGATCCCACGGGCACAG GCGGTGAAGAGGCAGGAATCGCCCCAATTCTTCAATCGTTtgacaaaatgaaaatacatgaTGAACCGAAGCCGAAACCAACTAAAACTTTTGTTCCTGGCGAAGAAGGTACTGAACAACCTAAAGTCAATTTGGAAAGACCGATGGGCATGGAAGAGGATTCTCCCGCGCCTAAGGATAGATCAGAACCCCACACACCtgcaatttatcaaaaaaaagtcaTGGATCCCTTGGGCACAG GAGGTGAGGAGGCAGGAATCGCCCCAATTCTTCAATCGTTTGACAAAATGAAAGTACATGATGAACCGAAGCCAAAACCAACTAAAGCCTTTGTTCCTAGCGAAGAAGGTACGGGAAAACCTAAAGTCAATTTGGAAAAACCGATGGGCTTAGAAGAGGATCCTCGCTCGCGTAAGGACATATCTGAACTCCACACGCATGCAATTTATCAGACAAAAGTCACTGATCCCACGGGCACAG GTAGTGAGGAGGCAGGAATCGCCCCAATTCCTCAATCGTTTGACAAAATGGAAGTACATGATGAATTGAAGCCAAAACCAACTGGAGCAGATGATAACTCACCTACTTCAATAAGAAAGCAGTTTCCCAAATCACCTACCGGGAGACATGACCAGTTCTCTCCAGAGCCAGTTCCTTCGGAGGCCAAAATTGTCCGAGATAAATCTAAACACTCAGAAAGCTTTGATGCCACCAAACTGCCGGATGACACTCATGATATATCTGAGGAGCCAATGAACGAGAAGAGTTCCACTGAGAAAACCTCATATGCCACATCTGCCATTGCTGACAAAGCAATCTCTGTGAAGAATGCTGTTGCTTCAAAGCTAGGATATGGAGAGAAGGATATGACATCCGAGACTGAAGTCCGCCAGAGATTGGATACGAACGAAAAGCCAGAGAAAGGAGAGATGCAGCCTACGGGCAAGGGGACCGAAGCGGAGGTGGCAAGGCAGTTGGGCACTAAGGAAGACAATTATAACCAAGGAATGCAATCGAGCGATGTAAATAATAGCCCCGGGAAGGGTATGGTGAATACGCTTAAAGGTGCTGTTGGTTCATGGTTTGGACTAGGGGGAGAGTCTCAGCCCCAAGTTTCTGCACAACCCCATGGTTCCTCGTATG GCAATGAGGGTATTTCCCCTTCTGCCAATGAAGATGGAGGAAACAGTAGCCGCACAACAGATGAGGGAAGAAGACTTCAAGAGAAGTGA
- the LOC122303240 gene encoding pentatricopeptide repeat-containing protein At1g55630-like isoform X2: MNSIYLFGPRVFRKISYFLFISREFCDRSFYGDKVDNGFRVIEEPLKRAWRYSDFDPISEEKPSTNVDETHVRGLSARRVFFDNVKIDARRVLDVLEQDGPGFDTKLALDELYVRLSGLLVREVLLGILRNVNHSNKLRCAKLAYKFFVWSDQQENYRHTLNSYHLIMKIFADCEEFRAMWRLVDEMTENGFPTTARTFNILICTCGGAGLARKVVERFIKSKTFNYRPFKHSYNAILVSLLTVNQYKLIDWVYQHMLGKGDKPLAALNLLNHMKEVGFDPSVLHFTTLIDGLSRAGNLDACIYFFTEMIKNGCTPDVVCYTVMITGYIVAGEFEKAQEMFDGMIIQGHLPNVFTYNSMIRGFCMVGKFEEACSMLKEMESRGCNPNFLVYSTLVSNLRNAGKLSEAHDVIRHMVEKGQYVHLLSKFKKYRRC; encoded by the exons ATGAACTCTATTTATCTATTCGGTCCCAGAGTTTTTCGCAAAATATCCTACTTTTTGTTCATTTCTCGAGAGTTCTGCGACCGCAGCTTTTATGGTGATAAGGTTGATAATGGGTTTCGAGTAATTGAGGAACCCTTGAAAAGAGCGTGGAGATATTCAGATTTTGATCCTATTTCGGAAGAAAAACCGAGCACCAATGTAGATGAAACGCATGTCCGGGGACTCTCAGCGAGGCGGGTTTTCTTTGATAATGTCAAGATTGATGCTAGAAGGGTTCTTGATGTTCTCGAGCAAGATGGCCCAGGATTTGATACGAAATTGGCTCTAGACGAGTTGTATGTAAGGCTTTCGGGGCTTCTCGTCAGGGAAGTTCTATTGGGGATTTTGCGGAATGTAAATCATTCTAATAAGTTGCGGTGTGCGAAATTAGCGTATAAGTTTTTCGTGTGGTCTGATCAGCAGGAGAATTACAGGCACACGTTGAATTCTTACCATTTAATAATGAAGATATTTGCAGATTGTGAGGAGTTTAGGGCAATGTGGAGGCTAGTTGATGAGATGACTGAAAATGGGTTTCCAACTACCGCACGAACATTTAACATATTGATATGTACTTGTGGTGGGGCAGGATTGGCAAGGAAAGTTGTGGAGAGGTTCATCAAATCAAAGACATTTAATTATCGGCCGTTCAAACATTCATACAATGCAATTCTAGTTTCCCTTCTCACGGTAAACCAATACAAGTTGATTGACTGGGTGTATCAACATATGTTAG GTAAAGGAGACAAACCGCTTGCAGCACTTAATCTTTTGAATCACATGAAGGAAGTGGGTTTTGACCCAAGCGTTCTTCACTTCACTACATTGATAGACGGACTTAGCCGGGCTGGAAATTTGGATGCCTGCATCTATTTTTTCACTGAAATGATAAAGAATGGTTGTACACCAGATGTGGTTTGTTACACTGTGATGATCACGGGATATATTGTGGCTGGGGAGTTTGAAAAAGCTCAGGAAATGTTTGATGGGATGATAATCCAGGGACATCTTCCCAATGTATTCACATACAATTCCATGATTCGTGGGTTTTGTATGGTGGGAAAATTTGAGGAGGCATGTTCAATGCTTAAGGAAATGGAATCTAGAGGTTGTAATCCAAATTTCCTTGTGTACAGCACACTAGTGAGTAATTTGAGAAATGCTGGAAAACTTTCTGAAGCTCATGATGTAATAAGACATATGGTGGAAAAGGGGCAGTATGTTCATCTTCTCTCGAAGTTCAAGAAATATAGGAGATGCTGA
- the LOC122303240 gene encoding pentatricopeptide repeat-containing protein At1g55630-like isoform X1 gives MNSIYLFGPRVFRKISYFLFISREFCDRSFYGDKVDNGFRVIEEPLKRAWRYSDFDPISEEKPSTNVDETHVRGLSARRVFFDNVKIDARRVLDVLEQDGPGFDTKLALDELYVRLSGLLVREVLLGILRNVNHSNKLRCAKLAYKFFVWSDQQENYRHTLNSYHLIMKIFADCEEFRAMWRLVDEMTENGFPTTARTFNILICTCGGAGLARKVVERFIKSKTFNYRPFKHSYNAILVSLLTVNQYKLIDWVYQHMLGEGHSPDILTYNVVMCAKYRLGKLDQFHRLLDEMGRSGYSPDFHTYNILLHVLGKGDKPLAALNLLNHMKEVGFDPSVLHFTTLIDGLSRAGNLDACIYFFTEMIKNGCTPDVVCYTVMITGYIVAGEFEKAQEMFDGMIIQGHLPNVFTYNSMIRGFCMVGKFEEACSMLKEMESRGCNPNFLVYSTLVSNLRNAGKLSEAHDVIRHMVEKGQYVHLLSKFKKYRRC, from the coding sequence ATGAACTCTATTTATCTATTCGGTCCCAGAGTTTTTCGCAAAATATCCTACTTTTTGTTCATTTCTCGAGAGTTCTGCGACCGCAGCTTTTATGGTGATAAGGTTGATAATGGGTTTCGAGTAATTGAGGAACCCTTGAAAAGAGCGTGGAGATATTCAGATTTTGATCCTATTTCGGAAGAAAAACCGAGCACCAATGTAGATGAAACGCATGTCCGGGGACTCTCAGCGAGGCGGGTTTTCTTTGATAATGTCAAGATTGATGCTAGAAGGGTTCTTGATGTTCTCGAGCAAGATGGCCCAGGATTTGATACGAAATTGGCTCTAGACGAGTTGTATGTAAGGCTTTCGGGGCTTCTCGTCAGGGAAGTTCTATTGGGGATTTTGCGGAATGTAAATCATTCTAATAAGTTGCGGTGTGCGAAATTAGCGTATAAGTTTTTCGTGTGGTCTGATCAGCAGGAGAATTACAGGCACACGTTGAATTCTTACCATTTAATAATGAAGATATTTGCAGATTGTGAGGAGTTTAGGGCAATGTGGAGGCTAGTTGATGAGATGACTGAAAATGGGTTTCCAACTACCGCACGAACATTTAACATATTGATATGTACTTGTGGTGGGGCAGGATTGGCAAGGAAAGTTGTGGAGAGGTTCATCAAATCAAAGACATTTAATTATCGGCCGTTCAAACATTCATACAATGCAATTCTAGTTTCCCTTCTCACGGTAAACCAATACAAGTTGATTGACTGGGTGTATCAACATATGTTAGGTGAGGGTCATTCTCCAGATATCCTAACTTATAATGTTGTCATGTGTGCGAAGTATAGGTTGGGGAAGTTGGATCAGTTCCATAGACTGCTTGATGAAATGGGTAGAAGTGGATATTCTCCAGACTTTCATACGTATAATATTCTTCTTCATGTTCTAGGTAAAGGAGACAAACCGCTTGCAGCACTTAATCTTTTGAATCACATGAAGGAAGTGGGTTTTGACCCAAGCGTTCTTCACTTCACTACATTGATAGACGGACTTAGCCGGGCTGGAAATTTGGATGCCTGCATCTATTTTTTCACTGAAATGATAAAGAATGGTTGTACACCAGATGTGGTTTGTTACACTGTGATGATCACGGGATATATTGTGGCTGGGGAGTTTGAAAAAGCTCAGGAAATGTTTGATGGGATGATAATCCAGGGACATCTTCCCAATGTATTCACATACAATTCCATGATTCGTGGGTTTTGTATGGTGGGAAAATTTGAGGAGGCATGTTCAATGCTTAAGGAAATGGAATCTAGAGGTTGTAATCCAAATTTCCTTGTGTACAGCACACTAGTGAGTAATTTGAGAAATGCTGGAAAACTTTCTGAAGCTCATGATGTAATAAGACATATGGTGGAAAAGGGGCAGTATGTTCATCTTCTCTCGAAGTTCAAGAAATATAGGAGATGCTGA
- the LOC122303242 gene encoding heavy metal-associated isoprenylated plant protein 39-like isoform X2 — protein sequence MAQKVVLKVLTMTDDKSKQKAIEAAADVYGIDSIAADLKDQKLTVIGQMDTVAIVKKLKKVGKVDILSVGPAKEEKKEEKKEEKKEEKKEQKKEEKKEEKKEEKKEEKK from the exons ATGGCCCAg AAAGTGGTGTTGAAGGTCCTGACCATGACTGATGATAAAAGCAAGCAGAAAGCAATAGAAGCTGCAGCCGATGTATATG GGATTGATTCTATAGCGGCAGATCTGAAGGATCAGAAGTTAACAGTCATAGGGCAAATGGATACAGTGGCAATAGTAAAGAAGTTGAAGAAAGTAGGGAAAGTGGACATATTGTCAGTTGGGCCAGccaaagaagagaagaaagaagaaaagaaggaagagaagaaagaggaaaagaaagagcaaaagaaagaagagaagaaagaagagaagaaagaagaaaagaaagaggagaagaaataa
- the LOC122303242 gene encoding heavy metal-associated isoprenylated plant protein 39-like isoform X1 yields MAQQKVVLKVLTMTDDKSKQKAIEAAADVYGIDSIAADLKDQKLTVIGQMDTVAIVKKLKKVGKVDILSVGPAKEEKKEEKKEEKKEEKKEQKKEEKKEEKKEEKKEEKK; encoded by the exons ATGGCCCAg CAGAAAGTGGTGTTGAAGGTCCTGACCATGACTGATGATAAAAGCAAGCAGAAAGCAATAGAAGCTGCAGCCGATGTATATG GGATTGATTCTATAGCGGCAGATCTGAAGGATCAGAAGTTAACAGTCATAGGGCAAATGGATACAGTGGCAATAGTAAAGAAGTTGAAGAAAGTAGGGAAAGTGGACATATTGTCAGTTGGGCCAGccaaagaagagaagaaagaagaaaagaaggaagagaagaaagaggaaaagaaagagcaaaagaaagaagagaagaaagaagagaagaaagaagaaaagaaagaggagaagaaataa